In Legionella cardiaca, a genomic segment contains:
- a CDS encoding hydroxymyristoyl-ACP dehydratase, whose amino-acid sequence MRFLFVDRILQLSPGELIRGIKHITRDDAYLCRDDSGRLCFIPSLIGETLGQLAAWNVMSFNGFTSRPVAGVVASASLYRPAYVGETLQLESFIERLDDTAVQYHSVAYIDNEIVFKVDGALGPLLPMTDFIDEQEVRNQFLEINRPGEWPLKNAVKPERLLSTTEELCVPIPKLAFDRIVASEPGISLVAEKYITRAASYFPDHFPRKPVLPMTVLLECKLNLAREFVAQAQLARNYQISELRKIKMSDFIHPGDIITCYVKVKQQDDQQLVLNYRSEVEGKRVCVLDVVMTARGC is encoded by the coding sequence ATGCGGTTTTTATTTGTTGATAGAATTTTGCAGTTATCCCCTGGGGAATTAATTCGGGGGATAAAGCATATTACTCGTGATGATGCTTATCTTTGTCGTGATGATTCTGGCAGATTATGTTTCATCCCTTCATTAATTGGTGAAACGCTAGGACAGTTAGCCGCCTGGAATGTCATGTCGTTTAATGGTTTTACTTCACGCCCAGTGGCTGGCGTTGTTGCCAGTGCAAGTCTTTATCGCCCTGCTTATGTAGGCGAAACACTGCAGCTTGAGTCGTTTATTGAGCGTCTTGATGACACTGCTGTGCAATATCATAGTGTTGCCTATATCGACAATGAAATAGTGTTCAAAGTAGATGGGGCCTTAGGTCCGTTACTACCGATGACTGATTTTATTGATGAGCAAGAGGTCCGCAATCAGTTTCTGGAAATAAATCGACCTGGTGAATGGCCTCTAAAAAATGCTGTAAAACCTGAAAGATTGCTTTCTACAACAGAAGAGTTATGCGTGCCTATTCCTAAACTGGCTTTTGATCGTATTGTTGCTTCCGAACCTGGCATTTCGCTTGTTGCTGAAAAGTATATTACGAGAGCTGCCTCTTATTTTCCTGATCATTTCCCAAGGAAGCCAGTGCTTCCAATGACCGTGTTACTGGAGTGTAAGCTTAATTTGGCGAGAGAATTTGTAGCTCAGGCACAGCTGGCTAGAAATTATCAAATCAGTGAATTGCGCAAAATAAAAATGAGTGATTTTATTCACCCGGGCGATATCATTACTTGTTATGTTAAGGTCAAACAGCAAGATGACCAGCAATTAGTTTTGAATTATCGCAGTGAAGTTGAGGGGAAGCGTGTCTGTGTTTTGGATGTGGTAATGACTGCGAGAGGTTGCTAA
- a CDS encoding DNA-directed RNA polymerase subunit alpha: protein MDIHEMMTPSVLKVDAKSPYHSRVVLEPLERGYGHTLGNALRRILLSSMPGYAITEVAIDGVLHEYSTIEGVQEDVVDILLNLKQVAIKLTTGREAVLTLSKQGPCQVTAGDIQLTHGQEIVNPELVIATLNENGKLNMTLKVEKGVGFHSTDSFVRSFDEEIEQKSVGKLKLDNTFSPVKKVAYFVDSARVENRTDLDKLTIDLETDGTLDPEEAIRISASILQRQLHAFVDMKFEESRSDNKERNDFDPILLRPVDDLELTVRSANCLKAENIYYIGDLVQKTENELLKTPNLGKKSLTEIKDVLASRSLSLGMKLENWPPANLGE, encoded by the coding sequence ATGGACATACATGAAATGATGACACCATCTGTGCTTAAAGTAGATGCTAAGTCGCCTTACCACTCACGAGTCGTACTTGAGCCTTTAGAGCGTGGTTATGGTCATACGCTTGGCAATGCTTTAAGACGAATACTTTTATCATCTATGCCTGGCTATGCGATTACAGAAGTGGCAATTGATGGTGTATTACATGAATACAGCACAATTGAGGGTGTTCAAGAAGATGTTGTAGACATCCTCTTAAACTTAAAGCAGGTTGCTATCAAACTTACCACAGGAAGAGAAGCAGTTTTAACTTTAAGTAAACAAGGTCCATGTCAGGTAACTGCAGGTGATATTCAATTGACCCATGGTCAGGAAATCGTTAACCCTGAATTAGTTATTGCCACTTTAAATGAAAATGGCAAGTTAAATATGACATTGAAGGTTGAAAAAGGTGTCGGATTCCATTCAACGGATTCTTTTGTACGTAGTTTCGATGAAGAAATTGAACAAAAATCTGTTGGTAAATTAAAACTCGATAATACTTTTTCACCTGTCAAGAAAGTTGCCTATTTTGTTGATAGTGCTCGCGTTGAGAATAGAACTGACCTTGATAAGTTAACTATTGATTTAGAAACTGATGGTACACTTGATCCAGAAGAAGCCATTCGTATCTCTGCATCTATATTGCAACGTCAATTACATGCATTTGTGGATATGAAGTTTGAAGAGTCACGCTCTGACAATAAGGAGCGAAATGATTTCGATCCGATTTTGTTGAGACCTGTTGATGATCTGGAATTGACCGTTCGCTCAGCTAACTGTCTCAAAGCAGAAAATATTTATTATATTGGTGACTTGGTTCAAAAGACGGAAAATGAACTGTTGAAGACACCAAATCTAGGTAAGAAATCTCTCACTGAAATTAAAGACGTACTTGCTTCACGCTCTTTATCTTTGGGAATGAAGCTTGAAAATTGGCCGCCAGCAAATCTTGGCGAGTAA
- the ssb gene encoding single-stranded DNA-binding protein, with translation MARGINKVILIGNVGVDPDVRYMPNGNAVTTLSLATSETWKDKQTGDKQERTEWHRVVCFNRLGEIAGEYVRKGSKLYIEGSLRTRKWQDQQGQDRYTTEIVASDIQMLDAKAGSSSFDEMPPSSVAAAPQQAMNRKPQTAQAAQDAFDELDDDIPF, from the coding sequence ATGGCCCGTGGGATTAATAAGGTAATCTTGATAGGCAATGTGGGTGTCGACCCCGACGTTCGCTACATGCCAAATGGCAATGCCGTAACAACTCTATCACTTGCTACCAGTGAAACATGGAAGGATAAGCAAACAGGAGACAAACAAGAACGAACCGAATGGCATCGCGTTGTATGTTTTAACCGCCTGGGTGAAATTGCTGGTGAATACGTGCGCAAAGGTTCTAAACTTTACATCGAAGGCAGTTTACGTACCCGTAAGTGGCAAGATCAACAGGGGCAAGATCGCTATACTACTGAAATTGTTGCCAGTGATATCCAGATGCTGGATGCTAAAGCAGGCTCTTCAAGTTTTGATGAAATGCCACCATCTTCAGTGGCTGCTGCCCCGCAACAAGCGATGAATCGTAAACCGCAAACAGCTCAAGCAGCACAAGATGCTTTTGATGAACTTGATGACGATATTCCATTTTAA
- the rpsM gene encoding 30S ribosomal protein S13, with protein sequence MARIAGVNIPDHKHIVIALTSIYGIGKTTAINLCKTVGIETSTKVSQLSEEKLEALRTEIAKMTVEGDLRRSVTMNIKRLMDLGCYRGLRHRRGLPLRGQRTKTNARTRKGRRKASNI encoded by the coding sequence ATGGCTCGTATTGCAGGTGTTAATATACCAGATCACAAACATATCGTGATTGCGCTTACGTCGATTTATGGGATTGGCAAAACAACAGCAATTAATTTATGTAAAACAGTAGGAATCGAGACGTCAACAAAGGTGTCTCAATTGTCTGAAGAAAAGCTTGAAGCCTTGCGTACAGAAATTGCAAAAATGACTGTAGAAGGTGATCTACGCCGTTCTGTAACTATGAATATTAAACGGCTAATGGATCTTGGTTGCTATCGTGGACTTCGTCACCGCCGTGGTTTGCCATTACGAGGACAGCGTACAAAGACAAATGCTCGTACTCGAAAAGGTCGCCGTAAAGCTAGCAATATCTAA
- a CDS encoding glycoside hydrolase family 76 protein translates to MQKIIKTIALLIPFHLILLTAQASTTANLPSSAPTINQNQEFRDMVMDYVRAVANHKILNTPLPVTQLDEIWGKSYQIPDWSLQIVIYYQGSKIGFGTTHGKSLADVIRTATEKSLKYSSLPQITAKELEKFRFKASFDYYPHQSYSFIEYLGKGLELLGNRVAIRLLDTQLIKQQIANSQHYLLNVMHPALHGFFKFYQAGTDHREDKLRTIYSSSSLYTFLKLYQLNHDPALEKNFKPIANFILSMQVKSGPNAGGFYYSYDPATDTKQCRVVVGTTSKTIFTLLELYRFYNDDSYLTAAKKAGDWLLTMVKPDGNVTPIAICHEDQWHLYDKNSFLYSGQVLSALSRLYTATKDQRYYEGATKIAEHFRNEVQKQGIYVGDSFRPKNSISTSWLLMSMIDYAKINSQEIYRNLIRQAAAKILSLQITDNSDAYTYGRYRDATTPSGNGWINEVLGVLYDYCINTHLGECEQYRKPMILTTRWLIQNAYSKENTYDVKNPAQAIGGFITNFSQKTVRTDAVCHGVNSLISLLNMIDKNDNTNQTLLTVPERPLADILPSLRWGKGFL, encoded by the coding sequence ATGCAAAAAATTATAAAAACAATCGCCTTACTAATTCCTTTTCATCTCATTTTATTAACTGCTCAAGCATCAACCACAGCCAATCTTCCATCTTCTGCACCCACCATTAATCAGAATCAAGAGTTTCGCGATATGGTCATGGATTATGTGCGGGCGGTGGCAAACCATAAAATCCTTAACACACCTTTACCTGTAACGCAGTTAGATGAAATCTGGGGTAAATCATATCAAATTCCCGATTGGAGCTTGCAGATTGTTATCTATTATCAAGGTTCAAAGATTGGTTTTGGGACCACTCATGGTAAAAGCCTGGCCGACGTTATACGCACAGCAACGGAAAAATCCTTGAAATATTCAAGTTTGCCGCAAATAACTGCGAAAGAGCTTGAGAAATTCCGATTTAAGGCTAGTTTTGACTATTATCCTCATCAGTCCTATTCCTTTATTGAGTATTTAGGCAAGGGATTAGAGTTACTTGGCAACCGTGTGGCGATAAGACTTTTAGATACCCAATTAATCAAGCAGCAGATTGCAAACAGTCAGCACTATTTACTGAATGTGATGCATCCCGCATTGCATGGCTTCTTTAAATTTTATCAGGCTGGAACCGATCATCGCGAAGACAAATTACGCACAATTTACAGCTCATCGAGTTTATATACATTTTTAAAACTTTATCAGCTCAATCATGATCCCGCACTTGAAAAGAACTTCAAGCCTATTGCTAATTTCATCTTATCCATGCAAGTGAAATCCGGCCCCAATGCAGGGGGTTTTTATTATTCTTATGATCCCGCTACCGATACAAAGCAATGCCGCGTCGTAGTCGGCACTACATCCAAAACCATTTTTACGCTTTTAGAATTATATCGTTTCTATAATGACGACAGTTATTTAACAGCGGCCAAAAAAGCTGGTGACTGGTTACTTACCATGGTTAAACCCGATGGAAACGTTACCCCTATTGCTATATGCCATGAAGATCAATGGCATTTATACGATAAAAATTCATTTCTTTACTCCGGTCAGGTTCTTTCTGCACTATCCCGTCTTTATACAGCCACCAAAGATCAGCGTTACTATGAGGGAGCCACAAAGATAGCCGAACATTTTAGAAATGAGGTACAAAAGCAAGGGATATACGTTGGCGATTCTTTTCGTCCAAAAAACTCAATCTCTACAAGTTGGTTGCTTATGTCAATGATTGATTATGCCAAAATCAACAGTCAAGAAATCTATCGCAACCTGATTCGCCAGGCGGCAGCAAAAATTTTGTCCTTGCAAATTACGGATAATAGTGATGCTTACACTTATGGACGCTATCGTGATGCAACCACACCCAGTGGCAACGGCTGGATTAATGAAGTGCTCGGCGTTCTTTATGATTACTGCATCAATACTCACCTAGGTGAATGTGAGCAATATCGTAAACCCATGATCTTAACCACTCGTTGGCTAATCCAAAACGCCTATTCCAAAGAAAATACCTATGATGTCAAAAATCCTGCGCAAGCTATCGGTGGCTTCATCACCAATTTTTCTCAAAAAACCGTTCGTACCGATGCTGTATGTCACGGCGTAAACAGTTTGATAAGCTTATTAAATATGATTGATAAGAATGATAACACCAATCAAACTCTACTAACTGTTCCTGAAAGACCTTTAGCTGATATCCTTCCCTCATTAAGATGGGGTAAAGGATTTTTATAA
- the rpsD gene encoding 30S ribosomal protein S4 — protein MARYLGPKCKLSRREGTDLYLKSGVRDHKSKCKAEKLPGQHGANKPRLSDYGIQLREKQKIRRLYGILEKQFHNYYKKAARQTGSTGENLMILLERRLDNVVYRMGFASTRAEARQLVAHKAVLVNDEVVNIPSYLVKPGDVVSIRQKAKGQGRIQAAVALSEQRAPCDWLTVDSSAFKGTFTTAPTLNDLSAYYNVNLVVELYSK, from the coding sequence ATGGCTAGATATCTTGGTCCAAAATGTAAATTATCACGTAGAGAAGGTACAGATTTATACCTCAAGAGTGGTGTTCGTGATCACAAGTCCAAATGTAAAGCTGAAAAGCTTCCTGGACAACATGGTGCTAATAAGCCACGTTTAAGTGATTATGGAATTCAGTTACGTGAAAAACAAAAAATCAGACGTTTATATGGTATATTGGAAAAACAATTCCATAACTATTATAAAAAAGCTGCTCGTCAAACTGGTTCTACTGGTGAAAACTTGATGATCCTGCTCGAAAGACGACTTGATAATGTTGTTTATCGTATGGGTTTTGCAAGTACTCGCGCTGAAGCCCGCCAGTTAGTTGCACACAAGGCTGTGTTGGTAAATGATGAAGTTGTAAATATACCATCTTATTTAGTTAAGCCTGGTGATGTGGTTTCCATCCGTCAGAAGGCAAAGGGGCAAGGCCGTATTCAAGCTGCTGTTGCACTTTCTGAGCAAAGAGCTCCTTGTGATTGGCTGACTGTTGATTCAAGTGCTTTTAAAGGTACATTTACAACTGCGCCTACACTAAATGATTTATCAGCATATTATAACGTAAATTTAGTTGTAGAACTTTACTCTAAGTAA
- the fabL gene encoding enoyl-[acyl-carrier-protein] reductase FabL, translated as MSCEFANKVALITGGARGIGKATALKLAQAGSDIAIIYYNSSDEAQALVEEIQQLGRKAIALQANVADHQSIKDMFAQFREQFTQLNFLISNAASGVLKPALKMSTKHWRWCLETNALALNHLVSEGRELMPPDSRVIALSSLGAHRAIPNYAFIGASKAALEALVRSLSLELAEFGITVNTVSAGVVDTDALKHFPNRQQLLDEYHAHALSAEPLRPEHVADAVYLLCRPEARMINAHTLFVDAGYSQVG; from the coding sequence ATGAGTTGCGAATTTGCTAATAAAGTAGCATTAATCACTGGTGGGGCCCGTGGAATCGGTAAAGCTACTGCACTAAAACTGGCACAAGCTGGCAGTGATATAGCAATTATTTATTATAATAGCTCTGATGAGGCGCAAGCTTTAGTTGAGGAAATTCAGCAGTTAGGGCGCAAGGCAATAGCCTTACAAGCGAATGTTGCTGATCATCAATCAATTAAGGATATGTTTGCGCAATTTCGGGAACAATTCACACAGCTAAATTTTTTAATTAGTAATGCTGCCAGTGGTGTATTAAAACCTGCTCTTAAAATGTCAACCAAACATTGGCGCTGGTGTTTGGAAACCAATGCCTTGGCGCTGAATCACTTAGTTTCTGAAGGGCGAGAATTAATGCCACCGGATAGTCGAGTTATTGCTTTATCAAGTCTGGGGGCACATCGAGCCATTCCAAATTATGCATTTATTGGTGCCTCTAAAGCAGCTTTAGAGGCGTTGGTGCGCTCGTTAAGTCTTGAGCTCGCTGAGTTTGGAATTACTGTGAATACCGTTTCAGCTGGAGTGGTTGACACCGATGCGTTGAAGCATTTCCCCAATCGTCAACAACTATTGGATGAGTACCATGCCCATGCCTTATCGGCTGAGCCTCTAAGGCCTGAGCATGTGGCTGATGCCGTTTATCTCTTATGCCGGCCTGAGGCAAGAATGATTAATGCCCATACCTTATTTGTTGATGCTGGCTATAGTCAGGTTGGATAA
- the rpsK gene encoding 30S ribosomal protein S11, with product MAINKAKQQKARKKVKRVVSDGIVHIHASFNNTIVTFTDRQGNALCWATAGGSGFRGSRKSTPYAAQVATERASAVAKEYGMKSVAVFIDGPGPGRESTIRELISQDFKIVEITDVTGIPHNGCKPPKKRRV from the coding sequence ATGGCAATAAATAAGGCAAAGCAGCAAAAAGCAAGAAAGAAGGTAAAACGTGTTGTTTCTGATGGTATCGTCCATATACACGCTTCTTTTAATAATACCATTGTAACGTTTACTGACCGCCAAGGTAACGCCTTATGTTGGGCAACTGCGGGTGGCTCTGGTTTCCGTGGTTCTAGAAAAAGTACTCCTTATGCTGCACAGGTTGCTACTGAGAGAGCTTCAGCCGTTGCAAAAGAATATGGCATGAAATCGGTAGCAGTATTTATTGATGGTCCTGGACCAGGTCGTGAATCAACCATTCGTGAACTGATTTCACAGGATTTTAAGATTGTAGAAATAACCGATGTAACTGGCATACCTCATAATGGTTGTAAGCCACCTAAAAAACGTCGCGTATAA
- a CDS encoding acyl carrier protein gives MNVESVYPKVREIIADVLVIDEEEVSLNSRLIADLGAESIDFLDLVFQLEKEFSIKIPRGQLEKNARGDLAEDEFEKGGVLTADGMQALKNYLSEVPAEYFKANLKVNEIPTLFTVETFCKLVVVAVNEQKACETSV, from the coding sequence ATGAATGTAGAAAGCGTATACCCTAAGGTAAGGGAAATTATCGCTGATGTCTTGGTTATTGATGAAGAAGAAGTGTCTTTGAATAGCCGTCTGATAGCTGATTTGGGTGCTGAGTCAATTGATTTTCTTGATTTGGTTTTTCAGCTAGAAAAAGAATTTAGTATTAAAATTCCTCGCGGTCAATTAGAAAAGAATGCTCGCGGTGACTTGGCGGAAGATGAGTTTGAAAAGGGTGGTGTATTAACCGCTGATGGTATGCAAGCGCTTAAAAATTACCTAAGTGAGGTTCCTGCTGAGTATTTCAAAGCAAATCTAAAGGTAAATGAAATTCCTACTCTTTTTACTGTAGAAACTTTCTGTAAGTTAGTTGTTGTTGCAGTGAATGAGCAAAAAGCTTGTGAAACGTCAGTCTAA
- the rpmJ gene encoding 50S ribosomal protein L36, producing MKVRASVKRLCRNCKIIKRNGTIRVICKDARHKQKQG from the coding sequence ATGAAAGTTAGAGCATCAGTAAAACGACTCTGTCGTAACTGCAAAATTATTAAGCGTAATGGAACTATCCGCGTTATATGCAAAGATGCACGGCATAAGCAAAAGCAAGGATAA
- a CDS encoding MFS transporter encodes MKYSWIHTVFPIAAIFSFRMLGLFMLIPVFTVFATQLSGATPMLTGLALGSYGLSQGLLQMPFGMLSDRFGRKSILTVGLLLFVCGSLMGALSHSIYTMIIARTLQGTGAIGSVLIALLADLTPDEQRTKAMAVIGMTIGLSFSLAMIISPAITTYFGLSGIFYLTTILALAGLALLHIVIPTPRKERFHMDSQVNLTLFKSVINNKHLQRLNLGIFFQHFILTATFYVIPILLQQQINTGHLTKPWHFYLPLMFCSFVLMVPFILLAEKKQQMKTVFSVAILITAVMQLFLTWLNQQWLSLWLLMFIYFVAFNVLEATLPSLISKQADPNSKGTAMGVYSSSQFLGIFLGGLSAGALYDLGGNTAIFTVNACLGLIWFIISLYMKPNMYLSTLLLPYPESLTNVEELVRQLKNLDGVRDLSIAQEERVIYLRINKASYQEGSAVKLLESVVSQY; translated from the coding sequence ATGAAGTATTCCTGGATCCATACTGTTTTTCCTATCGCTGCTATTTTTTCTTTCCGCATGCTGGGATTATTCATGCTCATCCCAGTTTTTACAGTTTTTGCCACGCAATTAAGCGGCGCTACCCCTATGTTAACGGGTTTGGCATTAGGCAGTTACGGATTGAGTCAAGGGCTATTACAAATGCCCTTTGGAATGCTTTCTGACCGCTTTGGCAGAAAATCAATATTAACCGTTGGCTTATTACTTTTTGTTTGTGGTAGTTTAATGGGTGCCCTAAGTCATTCTATTTATACCATGATTATTGCTCGTACCTTGCAGGGCACAGGAGCCATTGGTAGTGTATTAATCGCATTACTAGCAGATCTAACACCTGATGAGCAGCGTACCAAAGCGATGGCTGTTATTGGTATGACTATTGGCTTGTCTTTCAGTTTAGCGATGATTATTAGCCCAGCAATCACTACTTATTTTGGTTTGTCGGGAATTTTCTATTTAACAACCATTTTGGCCTTAGCAGGCTTAGCTTTATTGCATATTGTCATCCCAACCCCCAGGAAAGAACGCTTTCATATGGATAGCCAGGTTAATCTGACTCTATTCAAATCCGTTATCAACAATAAGCATTTGCAGCGGCTTAATTTAGGAATTTTTTTCCAACATTTTATTCTAACCGCCACGTTTTATGTCATTCCAATCCTTTTACAACAGCAAATTAACACAGGCCATTTAACTAAGCCGTGGCATTTCTATCTGCCCTTAATGTTTTGTTCTTTTGTTCTCATGGTGCCATTTATTTTATTAGCAGAAAAAAAACAGCAAATGAAGACAGTTTTTTCTGTTGCCATATTGATAACGGCCGTTATGCAACTTTTTTTAACTTGGTTAAATCAGCAATGGCTGAGCTTATGGCTGCTAATGTTTATCTATTTTGTAGCTTTTAATGTTTTAGAGGCTACTTTACCTTCTTTAATTTCCAAGCAAGCAGACCCCAATAGCAAAGGTACAGCCATGGGTGTTTACTCCAGTAGTCAGTTTTTAGGAATTTTCTTAGGCGGACTCTCGGCCGGAGCCCTTTACGACCTCGGAGGAAATACAGCAATATTTACCGTTAATGCTTGCTTAGGATTAATCTGGTTTATTATTTCATTGTACATGAAACCCAATATGTACTTATCGACATTATTGTTACCCTACCCTGAAAGTCTAACGAATGTAGAGGAATTAGTAAGACAATTAAAAAATTTGGATGGTGTTCGTGATCTGAGCATTGCTCAGGAGGAACGGGTAATATATCTGCGTATTAATAAAGCCAGCTACCAAGAAGGTAGTGCTGTCAAATTATTGGAAAGTGTTGTTAGTCAATACTAA
- the rplQ gene encoding 50S ribosomal protein L17 — protein sequence MRHRNSGRKFSRTSSHRKAMFSNMCTSLIEHELIKTTLPKAKELRRYIEPLITVSKQDSVASRRYAFDRLRSKSAVGKLFTTLGPRYVERPGGYVRVLKCGYRAGDNAPMAIVELVDRPVDNTED from the coding sequence ATGCGTCACCGTAATTCAGGCCGTAAATTTAGCCGCACAAGTAGCCATAGAAAAGCGATGTTTTCAAACATGTGTACATCACTTATTGAGCATGAGTTGATTAAAACTACATTGCCAAAGGCAAAAGAGCTACGTCGCTATATCGAGCCTTTAATCACAGTAAGTAAACAAGATTCTGTCGCTTCAAGACGCTACGCATTTGATAGATTGCGTTCAAAAAGTGCAGTTGGAAAATTATTCACCACTTTAGGTCCTCGTTATGTTGAGCGCCCTGGTGGATATGTTCGAGTTTTAAAATGTGGTTATCGTGCAGGCGATAATGCACCTATGGCTATTGTTGAATTGGTTGATAGACCAGTTGATAATACTGAAGACTAG
- a CDS encoding protein kinase domain-containing protein yields the protein MAHHINLINLDTESHALLAKLLSSSNKNSFEAGSYQIDDKEIILSHKIIKHLNSNSTKNVYEVLDNEVYAKGCFGELYLSLVTLSFEEEKLLVKIKPEDKQRLVKAQQLKYVSRESAEKEAKNLRTIGFFHSKPLSSDENQTYITMRRLPGVPLIKLIEDNKLTIQERYFLTKALVVALKEQIFEQGLIHRDINPGNILIDDKFVARFIDLAFAITKNFDDSKEHHGAIPYAAPECYSLYEWSTVKTDIYALGRVLMLLWGDDMYVNSDYRPTDVLITAKYPSFGTLFSRMEEIPSCHAEIKALLRSMLYCDQVDRPDLDEILSILLSFANKLDPIPNPNKPKKISAPTVNANKAEPIEDNYSSTEKVERSTWYEDDDSQGYNDYYGFNNS from the coding sequence ATGGCGCATCACATTAATTTGATCAACTTAGACACAGAGAGTCACGCTCTTTTAGCAAAGCTATTAAGCTCGAGTAATAAAAACTCTTTTGAAGCCGGTTCCTACCAAATCGATGACAAAGAAATTATTTTAAGTCACAAAATAATTAAGCATCTGAATTCAAATTCAACTAAAAATGTATATGAGGTTCTCGACAATGAAGTCTATGCTAAAGGCTGTTTTGGTGAACTTTATTTAAGTCTAGTCACACTTTCTTTTGAAGAAGAAAAGCTCTTAGTTAAAATCAAACCTGAGGATAAGCAACGCCTTGTAAAAGCACAACAGCTTAAATACGTTTCTCGAGAAAGTGCCGAAAAAGAAGCCAAAAACTTACGTACTATAGGATTTTTTCATTCTAAACCGTTAAGTAGTGATGAAAATCAAACCTATATTACAATGCGTCGCTTACCGGGCGTTCCTCTCATAAAATTAATCGAGGATAATAAACTTACTATTCAGGAAAGATATTTTTTAACGAAGGCTCTTGTAGTCGCATTGAAAGAGCAAATTTTTGAACAAGGACTTATTCATCGTGATATTAATCCGGGAAATATTCTAATTGACGATAAATTTGTTGCCCGTTTTATTGATCTTGCCTTTGCCATCACCAAGAACTTTGATGATTCAAAGGAACATCATGGTGCTATTCCTTATGCCGCTCCCGAGTGTTATTCCCTCTATGAATGGAGTACGGTAAAGACCGATATTTACGCGCTTGGTCGTGTACTTATGTTACTTTGGGGAGATGATATGTATGTCAATTCAGACTATCGTCCCACAGACGTTCTTATTACGGCGAAATATCCATCGTTTGGTACCTTATTTTCTCGCATGGAAGAAATTCCTAGTTGTCATGCGGAGATAAAGGCTCTCTTACGTAGCATGTTATATTGCGATCAGGTTGATCGACCAGATTTGGATGAGATTCTCTCTATTTTGTTATCCTTCGCTAATAAATTAGATCCAATACCTAATCCTAACAAACCAAAAAAAATCAGTGCTCCAACCGTCAATGCCAATAAAGCAGAACCAATTGAGGACAACTATTCAAGCACTGAAAAAGTAGAGCGATCAACCTGGTATGAGGATGATGACTCTCAAGGTTATAATGATTACTATGGTTTCAATAACAGTTAA